The Oncorhynchus tshawytscha isolate Ot180627B linkage group LG20, Otsh_v2.0, whole genome shotgun sequence genome has a window encoding:
- the klf4 gene encoding Krueppel-like factor 4 isoform X4: MALSGTLLPSISTFASGPTVKNKSTGHANLRWKEELSHLKRSSCSDQDISTGMAKKEPEDLDLLDYDFILSNTMLQQQQQEQQQQQAEAMATGGSQHLSPSPGSYSSYQLPSPQDSAHSDMLYTIPDISDVSPSGGFVAELMRPELDTAYLHPTSLHGKFVVKSTMDMAEVSHSINVSSKAGVGVGAATDPSSSSLPFICHRIKQENPSTCTITRPVDLQLGVVNSHSQPRAGQRPHLDPHGFPPGGRPMTASRSASSLSPDHTLARDHHPSSQVLTHPQIPLPGPGYHHTSPTGYSLLPQHRGSLQYQELLSPGGDSLPEEPKPKRGRRSWPRKRIATHTCDYAGCGKTYTKSSHLKAHHRTHTGEKPYHCDWVGCGWKFARSDELTRHYRKHTGHRPFQCAKCDRAFSRSDHLALHMKRHL, translated from the exons agatggaaggaggagctGTCCCACCTGAAGAGGAGCAGCTGTTCTGACCAGGACATCTCCACTGGAATGGCCAAGAAAGAACCTGAAGATCTGGACCTACTGGACTATGACTTTATCCTGTCCAACACTATGCTACAACAGCAACAGCaggaacaacaacagcagcaggctGAGGCTATGGCAACGGGCGGGTCCCAGCACCTGTCCCCTTCCCCGGGCTCCTACTCCTCCTACCAGCTCCCATCTCCCCAGGACTCTGCTCACAGTGACATGCTGTACACTATCCCTGACATCAGCGACGTGTCCCCCTCTGGGGGGTTCGTGGCGGAGCTGATGAGGCCTGAACTGGACACGGCGTACCTCCATCCCACCAGCCTGCATGGCAAGTTTGTGGTGAAGTCCACCATGGATATGGCAGAGGTTAGCCACAGCATTAATGTGAGTAGTAAagctggtgttggtgttggtgctgCCACGgacccctcctcctcttcgttGCCCTTTATTTGCCATAGGATAAAGCAGGAGAACCCCAGCACGTGCACCATCACCCGGCCCGTGGACCTCCAACTAGGGGTGGTGAACTCACACTCCCAGCCCAGGGCTGGTCAGAGGCCCCACCTCGACCCCCACGGCTTCCCCCCAGGGGGTCGCCCTATGACTGCCAGCCGATCAGCCTCATCTCTGTCTCCGGACCACACACTGGCCAGGGACCACCACCCCTCCAGCCAGGTGTTAACCCACCCCCAAATCCCGCTGCCCGGTCCGGGCTACCACCACACCTCTCCGACAGGCTACTCTCTACTCCCACAGCATCGTGGGTCTCTACAGTACCAAG aGCTTTTGTCCCCCGGTGGCGATAGTCTACCAGAGGAGCCCAAACCCAAACGCGGCCGGCGCTCATGGCCTAGGAAGAGAATTGCCACACACACGTGTGACTATGCCGGCTGTGGAAAAACCTATACCAAGAGCTCTCACCTCAAGGCACATCACCGAACGCACACAG gagagaagccttatcacTGTGACTGGGTGGGCTGCGGCTGGAAGTTTGCCCGTTCGGATGAGCTCACACGGCACTACAGGAAACACACCGGGCATCGCCCGTTCCAGTGTGCCAAGTGTGACAGGGCCTTCTCAAGGTCTGACCACCTGGCACTACACATGAAGAGACACCTATGA
- the klf4 gene encoding Krueppel-like factor 4 isoform X3: MRQPPSDFDTMALSGTLLPSISTFASGPTVKNKSTGHANLRWKEELSHLKRSSCSDQDISTGMAKKEPEDLDLLDYDFILSNTMLQQQQQEQQQQQAEAMATGGSQHLSPSPGSYSSYQLPSPQDSAHSDMLYTIPDISDVSPSGGFVAELMRPELDTAYLHPTSLHGKFVVKSTMDMAEVSHSINVSSKAGVGVGAATDPSSSSLPFICHRIKQENPSTCTITRPVDLQLGVVNSHSQPRAGQRPHLDPHGFPPGGRPMTASRSASSLSPDHTLARDHHPSSQVLTHPQIPLPGPGYHHTSPTGYSLLPQHRGSLQYQELLSPGGDSLPEEPKPKRGRRSWPRKRIATHTCDYAGCGKTYTKSSHLKAHHRTHTGEKPYHCDWVGCGWKFARSDELTRHYRKHTGHRPFQCAKCDRAFSRSDHLALHMKRHL; this comes from the exons agatggaaggaggagctGTCCCACCTGAAGAGGAGCAGCTGTTCTGACCAGGACATCTCCACTGGAATGGCCAAGAAAGAACCTGAAGATCTGGACCTACTGGACTATGACTTTATCCTGTCCAACACTATGCTACAACAGCAACAGCaggaacaacaacagcagcaggctGAGGCTATGGCAACGGGCGGGTCCCAGCACCTGTCCCCTTCCCCGGGCTCCTACTCCTCCTACCAGCTCCCATCTCCCCAGGACTCTGCTCACAGTGACATGCTGTACACTATCCCTGACATCAGCGACGTGTCCCCCTCTGGGGGGTTCGTGGCGGAGCTGATGAGGCCTGAACTGGACACGGCGTACCTCCATCCCACCAGCCTGCATGGCAAGTTTGTGGTGAAGTCCACCATGGATATGGCAGAGGTTAGCCACAGCATTAATGTGAGTAGTAAagctggtgttggtgttggtgctgCCACGgacccctcctcctcttcgttGCCCTTTATTTGCCATAGGATAAAGCAGGAGAACCCCAGCACGTGCACCATCACCCGGCCCGTGGACCTCCAACTAGGGGTGGTGAACTCACACTCCCAGCCCAGGGCTGGTCAGAGGCCCCACCTCGACCCCCACGGCTTCCCCCCAGGGGGTCGCCCTATGACTGCCAGCCGATCAGCCTCATCTCTGTCTCCGGACCACACACTGGCCAGGGACCACCACCCCTCCAGCCAGGTGTTAACCCACCCCCAAATCCCGCTGCCCGGTCCGGGCTACCACCACACCTCTCCGACAGGCTACTCTCTACTCCCACAGCATCGTGGGTCTCTACAGTACCAAG aGCTTTTGTCCCCCGGTGGCGATAGTCTACCAGAGGAGCCCAAACCCAAACGCGGCCGGCGCTCATGGCCTAGGAAGAGAATTGCCACACACACGTGTGACTATGCCGGCTGTGGAAAAACCTATACCAAGAGCTCTCACCTCAAGGCACATCACCGAACGCACACAG gagagaagccttatcacTGTGACTGGGTGGGCTGCGGCTGGAAGTTTGCCCGTTCGGATGAGCTCACACGGCACTACAGGAAACACACCGGGCATCGCCCGTTCCAGTGTGCCAAGTGTGACAGGGCCTTCTCAAG GTCTGACCACCTGGCACTACACATGAAGAGACACCTATGA
- the klf4 gene encoding Krueppel-like factor 4 isoform X2, whose translation MRQPPSDFDTMALSGTLLPSISTFASGPTVKNKSTGHANLRWKEELSHLKRSSCSDQDISTGMAKKEPEDLDLLDYDFILSNTMLQQQQQEQQQQQAEAMATGGSQHLSPSPGSYSSYQLPSPQDSAHSDMLYTIPDISDVSPSGGFVAELMRPELDTAYLHPTSLHGKFVVKSTMDMAEVSHSINVSSKAGVGVGAATDPSSSSLPFICHRIKQENPSTCTITRPVDLQLGVVNSHSQPRAGQRPHLDPHGFPPGGRPMTASRSASSLSPDHTLARDHHPSSQVLTHPQIPLPGPGYHHTSPTGYSLLPQHRGSLQYQELLSPGGDSLPEEPKPKRGRRSWPRKRIATHTCDYAGCGKTYTKSSHLKAHHRTHTGEKPYHCDWVGCGWKFARSDELTRHYRKHTGHRPFQCAKCDRAFSRSDHLALHMKRHL comes from the exons agatggaaggaggagctGTCCCACCTGAAGAGGAGCAGCTGTTCTGACCAGGACATCTCCACTGGAATGGCCAAGAAAGAACCTGAAGATCTGGACCTACTGGACTATGACTTTATCCTGTCCAACACTATGCTACAACAGCAACAGCaggaacaacaacagcagcaggctGAGGCTATGGCAACGGGCGGGTCCCAGCACCTGTCCCCTTCCCCGGGCTCCTACTCCTCCTACCAGCTCCCATCTCCCCAGGACTCTGCTCACAGTGACATGCTGTACACTATCCCTGACATCAGCGACGTGTCCCCCTCTGGGGGGTTCGTGGCGGAGCTGATGAGGCCTGAACTGGACACGGCGTACCTCCATCCCACCAGCCTGCATGGCAAGTTTGTGGTGAAGTCCACCATGGATATGGCAGAGGTTAGCCACAGCATTAATGTGAGTAGTAAagctggtgttggtgttggtgctgCCACGgacccctcctcctcttcgttGCCCTTTATTTGCCATAGGATAAAGCAGGAGAACCCCAGCACGTGCACCATCACCCGGCCCGTGGACCTCCAACTAGGGGTGGTGAACTCACACTCCCAGCCCAGGGCTGGTCAGAGGCCCCACCTCGACCCCCACGGCTTCCCCCCAGGGGGTCGCCCTATGACTGCCAGCCGATCAGCCTCATCTCTGTCTCCGGACCACACACTGGCCAGGGACCACCACCCCTCCAGCCAGGTGTTAACCCACCCCCAAATCCCGCTGCCCGGTCCGGGCTACCACCACACCTCTCCGACAGGCTACTCTCTACTCCCACAGCATCGTGGGTCTCTACAGTACCAAG aGCTTTTGTCCCCCGGTGGCGATAGTCTACCAGAGGAGCCCAAACCCAAACGCGGCCGGCGCTCATGGCCTAGGAAGAGAATTGCCACACACACGTGTGACTATGCCGGCTGTGGAAAAACCTATACCAAGAGCTCTCACCTCAAGGCACATCACCGAACGCACACAG gagagaagccttatcacTGTGACTGGGTGGGCTGCGGCTGGAAGTTTGCCCGTTCGGATGAGCTCACACGGCACTACAGGAAACACACCGGGCATCGCCCGTTCCAGTGTGCCAAGTGTGACAG GGCCTTCTCAAGGTCTGACCACCTGGCACTACACATGAAGAGACACCTATGA
- the klf4 gene encoding Krueppel-like factor 4 isoform X1, protein MRQPPSDFDTMALSGTLLPSISTFASGPTVKNKSTGHANLRWKEELSHLKRSSCSDQDISTGMAKKEPEDLDLLDYDFILSNTMLQQQQQEQQQQQAEAMATGGSQHLSPSPGSYSSYQLPSPQDSAHSDMLYTIPDISDVSPSGGFVAELMRPELDTAYLHPTSLHGKFVVKSTMDMAEVSHSINVSSKAGVGVGAATDPSSSSLPFICHRIKQENPSTCTITRPVDLQLGVVNSHSQPRAGQRPHLDPHGFPPGGRPMTASRSASSLSPDHTLARDHHPSSQVLTHPQIPLPGPGYHHTSPTGYSLLPQHRGSLQYQELLSPGGDSLPEEPKPKRGRRSWPRKRIATHTCDYAGCGKTYTKSSHLKAHHRTHTGEKPYHCDWVGCGWKFARSDELTRHYRKHTGHRPFQCAKCDRAFSRSDHLALHMKRHL, encoded by the exons agatggaaggaggagctGTCCCACCTGAAGAGGAGCAGCTGTTCTGACCAGGACATCTCCACTGGAATGGCCAAGAAAGAACCTGAAGATCTGGACCTACTGGACTATGACTTTATCCTGTCCAACACTATGCTACAACAGCAACAGCaggaacaacaacagcagcaggctGAGGCTATGGCAACGGGCGGGTCCCAGCACCTGTCCCCTTCCCCGGGCTCCTACTCCTCCTACCAGCTCCCATCTCCCCAGGACTCTGCTCACAGTGACATGCTGTACACTATCCCTGACATCAGCGACGTGTCCCCCTCTGGGGGGTTCGTGGCGGAGCTGATGAGGCCTGAACTGGACACGGCGTACCTCCATCCCACCAGCCTGCATGGCAAGTTTGTGGTGAAGTCCACCATGGATATGGCAGAGGTTAGCCACAGCATTAATGTGAGTAGTAAagctggtgttggtgttggtgctgCCACGgacccctcctcctcttcgttGCCCTTTATTTGCCATAGGATAAAGCAGGAGAACCCCAGCACGTGCACCATCACCCGGCCCGTGGACCTCCAACTAGGGGTGGTGAACTCACACTCCCAGCCCAGGGCTGGTCAGAGGCCCCACCTCGACCCCCACGGCTTCCCCCCAGGGGGTCGCCCTATGACTGCCAGCCGATCAGCCTCATCTCTGTCTCCGGACCACACACTGGCCAGGGACCACCACCCCTCCAGCCAGGTGTTAACCCACCCCCAAATCCCGCTGCCCGGTCCGGGCTACCACCACACCTCTCCGACAGGCTACTCTCTACTCCCACAGCATCGTGGGTCTCTACAGTACCAAG aGCTTTTGTCCCCCGGTGGCGATAGTCTACCAGAGGAGCCCAAACCCAAACGCGGCCGGCGCTCATGGCCTAGGAAGAGAATTGCCACACACACGTGTGACTATGCCGGCTGTGGAAAAACCTATACCAAGAGCTCTCACCTCAAGGCACATCACCGAACGCACACAG gagagaagccttatcacTGTGACTGGGTGGGCTGCGGCTGGAAGTTTGCCCGTTCGGATGAGCTCACACGGCACTACAGGAAACACACCGGGCATCGCCCGTTCCAGTGTGCCAAGTGTGACAGGGCCTTCTCAAGGTCTGACCACCTGGCACTACACATGAAGAGACACCTATGA